The Synechococcus sp. RS9909 genomic interval GCAGGCCCTGCCTGCGATTCTGGTGGGACTCGCCCTGGTGATCAGTGCGATCGTCGGCCGACGGCGTCGGCGTCATCGCCTGTTGCTCGCCTTGCGCAGCACCTGGGCGGAGCGCCCCTCGCGACCACGGGATTGATGCCTGCCATGCCTGAGTTTTCATCGCTGCCCGATCCGGCCGCCTTGCGTGCGGCGATCAGCTCGGGGGACCCAACCCGGGCGATGCCGGCTCTGGCCGGGCTGCGGCAGTTCCCGGAGGACCAGACCGAAGCGGTGGTGGTGCCGTTGCTGATCCTCGGT includes:
- a CDS encoding DUF3188 domain-containing protein; the protein is MTSPVRPAGHVWLSLAAPLLVLLGLVAMLQRQGNDRLQALPAILVGLALVISAIVGRRRRRHRLLLALRSTWAERPSRPRD